TGCACTAGTAATTTTAGGAGAAGAAATATAGAACAACAtgtaattgatgaaagaaaatcacagaaatcTGGAATGATCAGGAGCAATTTGAAGACAGAGATAGTTGTGGTTCCGTTCAGCTATCATTATTGCTTCTCCAGAGCCCAAATAGTTCCCTCTCCTTTACCAGTGATTACAGTTTATTCTCTCTGGATCCCCTGTCAGATCTCCAACCACATACTCAGGACTGCCTGACGCTGTCCTGGTCTCAGGATCAACTTCACAGAGGCTCACAGTTCCACTGGTTCCAGTCACAGGGCATGGGGATGTGCTGCAGACGGTGAGAcattttttgcataattttgtTGCTCTTGTCTACATGAGAATACATGGGGAAGCCAAGTTCATGCAGAGCCTGGGACTGAGAATAGATGACATGGGAGATAAGGCCCTGTGCCCGGTACTCAGGCAAGGTGCCTGCCATCCGCACCTCTCCAGCCTGGTCCATCAAGTTCCAGGACACAGGGGTCCCCTCAGGCCCCAGCAGACAGAAGGTGGGGAAGGTCCGGATACAGCGCTCAATGAATCTCTGGCTCCTCTCATTTCCACCAAAATGCCAAAATTTGTTCACCAAGGCAGCATGggtgacatccagggatgagagTTTAAACGTCTCATGATTGCTGTGGAGGGGCCAAGAGAAAAGCAGAATCCATGAATATGGAGCCTCAAGTTTGTTCTTACCTCTATTTGCTCGAGAGACAGAGTAGGCAGAGGAAATAGCATATGCAAAGTCCCTGAGTGTGGATAAGCCTGTGATgatagaggaagagagagagggccATTTGCATTGGAGAAACTGAGAAGGAAAGATAAGTCAGATCAGAGAGTTAGACAGACACCTGATTAGAGCCTTGAggtgtttggattttattcaagATGGGAAGTGAAATGGCAAAGTCTCTTAAGCTGGTAAGGAACATAGTATAAATTacattgttaaaatatattattctgGTTGCTTTGCAGAGAAAATGTGTTGTAGGGAGATCAGAGTCAAAGTAGGGAGAGAAGTTAGGAGACAATTTGATTAGGAAAAGATGTAGGTGGTACAGAGTGGCTTTTATCAAACTCACATGGCTTTGGGTTTAATGCTTGTGGACTTTAAATTCTTTTCATCCAACAGGGAAGGAGCCAGTTTCTTTGTTGTTTCAGCCGTCATATAGAGAAAGCTTTGTGTGTGCTTGACCTTGAAGGATTTAGTGAAAGCAAGATTTTGTatcacctcattcagggtggttTGTGAACCTAGATGGGATTAAAATGAGAGCAGAAATAGTTTAAGTGTATCCTATGGAGTAGCTCTCTATGGGAGTAAAAAGGGTCTGGGATTCAGAGTCAGAAAACCTCAGTTCCAGGCTTGCAGTAGCACTGCTGTGAGGCCAAAGTCATGTAGTGGGATTTGTGCATTTCTCCTATTTTACATAAAGGAAAACATGCCAGGGATTGATTCTGCAATGCCCACAGCCTTGGTAGCAATATCAACACCAGGACCAAGTTTTCCAGATTACATACCAAGCAATTATGAGAATCAAGAACATGAGTCATAAAATATGGTAGCCACCATTTATGACCACTGAATATGATCCAGGAATGGCAAATTGTTACGGTAATGGCTCACACCTCCTTATATCCATTCCTAGCTTTGGGGATTAAACCATGTAACCTCCAGTCCTATGGGAGTGGATccacttgtaaataggatctttggtTATGTTATCACTTAATATGTagccaaactgaatgaaggtaatgcttaatccaatatggctgaagtccatataagcaaaggaaattggacagggAAGTAGAAAGCTGCAGGGAGAGGCCAAGGAAACAGATGATCATGTCATGAACAAATAGATTGATTGCCGACAAACCACCAAGGGAATGCTAAATTTCAAAGAGAAGGCATggcttgctgataccttgatttgggacttttaACATCGAAATTGTACgccaataaattcctactgtttaaaaaaaaacagttttgtgCAATTTGTCATCGCAGTGTTGGTCAACTAAGACCCTTGGGATGGTCCCATCCTACCATGAATGTAACCTTGGCCAGGTGTCTTGGCGTCTATCCATGAAACAAGAGCAAATATGATACAAGGAGAGGTTTAACGGTGCTTGCACACTGGTGCTTGCCCTCTCTTTCTAGTTCGCTGCCATTTGGATAGGCCTAGGCTAGCCTGTCGCCCTAACATCCTCCACAGCCAACAGCATTCACTGTCAGTGAGAACATCGTTCATACACATGAGTGAGGTCATTATGGAACAGACAACCTCCGTAGTCCACCTGCCAGCCGACTGCAGCTgcatgagtaaactgaggcaaaGCCGTCAAAAGAACTTGTCTTGCAAAGCCCAACACTACCTGCTGATTCACAGAATTATGAGCTAATAGATGTTTATCGTTTTAACTTCTGGTTTACTATGCAGCAAACACTAACTGATACATTCAGGTATTGTGATAAGCTATTTCCATTCaggatttcatttaatcttttcagAGTTTTAGATATTACTACTAGTCTcatttttatggatgaagaaCATGAGTCTCAGAAAGGATAAGTCAGTTGGCCACGATCATGTAACACGCAATATTAGGCAAAACAAAGTCACTGTACTAGTTAGTCTGACCCCGGAGGTCATGCACAGAACTACAATTATCCGTGTGTGACCTGGAAGGTACTCTATGCAGAATAAGTTCTCTTTCTTATTCCAGAACTGGAAAGCCCCAAAGGGAAGCTCTGCTTCTATACAGAGTCATCTTAAGGGATCCTGTATATGTCTACAAAACGTATCGTTAACTTATTGGCTACCAAGAAATTTTATTATAGTTCCCTGTATGAAATCCTTTCTTTCAGGCACTGaggttttttttcatttgtagatATAGTTGCAGGTGAGTCAGAAAACAGACATATAATGGACAGAAGGCTCAGTGTCTGGAGCTTGGAGGAAGGAGGTATAGGTATTAGGGGGATGGAAGAACAGGTCCGTCTCAGGACACAGCACGTAGCCCACTCTTCTTACTTTGGATCTGCAAATGTTGTTTCCAATTGATGACATCTGATGATCCAAGCAATTTCTGACAGTTCTTGGGGTCCTTGGAGTAGATTTGGTAAGTATTGGTGTAATGATCAAGGTCATCTGTCATCTCCTAATTGCATTaggaaaggggaaataaaattCCTTATATTTCATGATGGCAATGCTGATTTTTAGGATTATATTATACTGTGATATTTTTAAGTACTAAAATATTggtatttttattagtatatatcATTATTTCTAAATCATTTGAATCAGAGATCAAGATCAGAGATTCAAGAGTTCAATTTACATTGGAAAACTGCAAAACGATACTATTTTCTAGCCatatattgcattaaaatttcaagtcaaatgaagaaacatttaggAATCTTTTGACTACTGTCCCATAATCttagcaagaagaaaataaaagcaatttacaAGGGAAAATTTTACTACCTGAACAAATTTTGCTACAATTCAAATAATTGCAGAACATATAAACCATGAACATGATGGGATTAAATTCTGTACAGATAACTGGACTAAAATTTCCTTCTATACATAATGAAATCAAGGTAAAAGAAGacccaaattaaaaatacttcatttaaacattaaaatatttaaattgtaattccagaaaaataaacaaatcactTACTCAGAAACCTCCCCTCAAATTATTGATTAATAGATTATTTGGaggaaaagaggcagaagaaaatattaccCCAATTAGGACAGAATCAgcaaagttattttaaaacatggaaaatgttGTACAAAATGCGCAATTGTCAGCAATAACACTGATcacatttaaaacataaaaatacatcatttgatttcattttcagtttttatcatTAACAAAAATGTCTTATAGTAAATATTGTTTAATTTAGTCACTTAACATTCAGTTGAATTTGTAtgatatttgtgtttttctaatttgtttcACTGAATGTTTTAAAGCAATAATGTGAATTGTGTCTTGAAAGGTATTATCTTATATATTTAGCTTGAATATTTTTTAAGGACATTATCTAAAATATGCACAGAAATTCTAGCATAATGATGTTGTTCATTATGGTCACTCTAACTCACTGAGCTGATTCATACTTCCACATCTTTGGCCTTGATATATTGTTTGGCGAGAATGCCCTTTCttccttgtcattttttttttttttaaacatgggcaggcaccaggaatcgaacctgggtctctggcatggcaggtgagaactctgcctgctgagccactatggcccgccctCATTCTTATCATtttgacaaaaataaatttatcttaaaaataatttcagatggaAGACTTCCCTGTAAATTTCTATCAGCATCTCCCATAATCTCTACCACATCTAGAATGAATGTatgatgtatgtatttttatgagagcagttgtaagtttacagtaaAATCGTAAGATAGTACAGAGTTCATCCACATGGCTGCATTCATCAAAACTGCATTCATGTTTAGAGccaaatattccattatatttctatataacattttttatccattcatctctttttttttttttttttttttttttttttttttttttttaaagacagagagaaggaaggaaggatagaaggaaggaaggaaggaagaaagggaaacatttttaaacattttcttgttttattgtattctgtttctccgtttttgttacatgggctggggccgggaatcgaaccgaggtcctccggcatagcaggcaagcactttgcccgctgagccaccgcggcccgccccccattcatctcttgatggacatttagattgctttcagctctgggcaattgtgaataatacctctatgagcatcagtatgcaaatatcagttcgagttcctgctttcaattatttggggcaTATTCCTAGAAGCGGATGGTTGAGTCATagggtaattctatatttaactttctgaggaactgttaaattgttttccagaagggaagaatcattttatattcccaccaacaatgtatgagagttcttatttctctacatcctctccaaacatATTACATTTTCCTTAATGGCCcatgacgttgagcatcttttcacctGCTTCTTGGTCATTTGCATGTCTTTTGTGTAgtaatatctattcaagtcttttggccatttcttaAGTTGTTTGTTGGTGACTTGGAAACGTTCTTCATACTTAATCTTAAACCCTATGAGACATATGGTTTCCAACAGTTTTCTGCCttctgtagtttgtctttttactttcttgatacaGTTATTTgataacaaattttaaatttttcagaagTCAaaattgtctgtttttctttgctgcttgtggttttggtattaagtctaagaaatcattgcctcaCACACAGCTTTTAGAGAAGTTGTTcctctatgtttttttctaggaactttgtagttttggtttttatatttaggtctttgctccattttgagtgGATTCCTGTATATGGCATAATGGAGGGACCCACCTTCATTCTCTTGCCTACAGTATCCAGTATTTctagcagcatttgttgaagagactattctttctccattaattggacttggcatccttgtcaaatatcagttggccagAGATGACGGTTCATTTCTGAATACCCAGTTTGATTCCATTATTCTCTATGTCTGACTATGTGtcataccatgctattttgattactgtgcttttctttgtgtaagttttaaaatcaggatatATGAGTCCTCCTACTTATCAAGAGGGCTTGGCTGTTTGGGGCCCCCATCCTTCCATATGGgtttggtgattggcttttccatttctgcaaagaagactagTGATATTTTATTGGAATTACAATGATTATGTAAATCACtctaggtagaattgacatcacaactgtatttagtcttcaatccataaacacagagttacttatttattcaggtcatctttaatttctttcagcaaatgctatgcatttttctgtgttcaagtccttaacattcttggttaaatttacccATAAACAGTTGATTCTATTGCTTCTtattgcaaatggattttttcccttgatttccccttcagattgttcatgaCCAGTGAATGGAAACACCACTGaattttgagtgttgctcttgtactCTGCAACtttgtttaatccatttattagcactagtagctttcttgttgattctcaggattttctatgtatacactcatgtcatctgcaaagagagaaaatttgacttcttcctttccaatttggatgggttttttctttttcttgcctaattgctctggctagaacttccaggaaAATGTTGAATAAGATTGGTGCTAGTCCTTATCTCGTTTTACTCttagctttcagtctttcactattgagtatttTTTTAGTGGTTGGTATTTCATATATACACtgatatttccttctattccttgtttAATGAggatttttatcaagaaaaggtgctGTATTTCGTAAATGTTTAATCTGCACCAACTGggatgctcatttttttttctatttctgcagtgtactacattatttgattttcatatgtCGAACCATTTTTGCATTCCTGGGAcacatttgatcatggtgtataattttcttAATCTGTGTTCCATTTGgcttgctaaaattttgtttaggattCTGCAGCCATATTCTTTAGAGAtttggtatgtaattttcttttctcgtcatatctttacctggttttggtataagggtgatgttctCCTTGAACGAGTTTGGAAGTGTTACACAACCTTTTCATCTTTAATAAGAGTTTCTAGCtcgattggtgttaattcttattGGAATGTTTTGCAAAATTCACCAGTgcagccatctgttcctgggcttttctttgttgtcaggtttttgattactgattctaTCACTTTACTTGTTATTAGTCTGCTTATATATTCTATCTCCTCTTGAGTCAGGATTGGTAGTTTGGGTGTTTCTaagacttttttcattttatctatggtttctaatttgttggtgtacatttgtcaataatatactcttaaaatccttttcgtttctgattttagttttttgtatcctctctctttttttctttctcaacctagctaatggtttgtcaattttattgatcttttcaaaggaccaagttttggttttgttgattagccttattgtttatttttaattatcaatttcatttttctcctttctaataTTTATAGTTCCATCCTTGTGCTTGTGTTAGGTATACTTTGACCCTGTTTTTTAGATCCTCCAGTTGTTTCTGTCTCTGAaatgagatctttcttcttttttaatgtaaacaccTAGAgatatacatttccctctcagcatggcTTTAACCGCAAACCAtatattttggtatgttgtactgtcaaaatatttcctaatttctcttgtgttttctattttgccacaaaaaaaaaaccatttttgTTCTTCAGTTCTATTATTGCCTACTTTCATACTTACTGGATTCTTTGTTGTGAAACATTTTgagtattctcattttcttccctttgtatttttcagttttctttgcgGTTACTATGGGGCTTGAATTTAACGTCATAAATTTATGACAATCATGTtagatttgataccaacttaactgtGTTCCTACACACAAGCTATATTCCTGTTCCATTCTATTCCCTTCCCTTTTGTTGCACTTGTCTCAAATTATGTCTTTATACGTTGTGTGTACAAAAACATGTATTTGTCACTACTTTTTCTATTTTGCATTTTAGGACcccaaagaagtaaaaagtggaatcatacatcaAAATACCATACAACAATACTACTGGTATTTATAGGTACCCGTAAGAttattacctttaccagagaccTTTATATCTTTATGCCACTTCAAACCACTGtctcatgtcttttcctttcagcttgaAGACCTTCCTTTATCATTGCTTATAGGGCAATCTAGTAGTGACAaatttctcagcttttgtttgtctggacATGTCTTAATctctgtcttattttttaaagtgtcttctgaaatataaaatcattggttgccaattattttctttcagcacttgaaatatttcactcccctgcctccatggtttcttctaagACACTGACACAATTCTTTTGGAGCTACCTTATTCATGACATACTGGTTTTTCTCATAGCTTTCAGAGCACGCTCCTTGTACTTGGCATTTCACTGTTGAACCACAATCTGTTGGagcatggttctctttgagtttatcatgTTTGAGATTTTCTAGGaatcttgaatgtgtatatttatgtctttcattaagttTGGCAACCGCTCTGGCATTATTTATTGGAATATTCTTTCCTACAgcttctttcttactttctgtcATATTTTTCTGGGTCTCCCATAAGATGTATATCTAAATACTTAATGGTGTCTCACAGGTCTCAGGCTTTatacacttttcttcattttcttttctttctgatccttagcctgaatcatttcaattattttatcttagaattcactaattctttcttctgtcagctccaatatGCTGTTGAAATCCTCCTGGGAATTGCTTATTTTGAATATTGTGTTTTTCAATtgcagtatttctgtttggtttctttgtataatttatctctatttatttatattctcttattttttttcattcaacatttccCTCATaccttagttctttctctgtatttctttttatcttcttgagcatattgaagattaCTTCTAAACCTCTTTTCTGATACATTCTAAGTCTTGTCTCTATTGTTGGCTTTCAAAATTTTGTCTGGTTCCTTTGCATATACcatcattttctgcttctttgtttattttgtagtctttggttgcacactgtacattttaatatattaatatagtcACTCTAGAATTTGGTCCCTGATCTGTCTGGGACTAAATTTCAAGTCAGTCATGtgacagagttttttttttagtgcaagtagctaacaaataaaataatccagaGGATTTTCATAGTCTTTGAAAACTGGCATATTGTTGGCTTGTGTTTTTCAGTGTTCAGCCTTCAGATCAAGGTGAAATCTATTCTGAATGTGCTTCCTGGTCTGGGCATGAACTCTTGATTTCAGGAATTCCCTTTTACAGGTATCTACATGCCCTGAAATCTCTGTGAAATAGATTTCTCTCCTTTTCCAGGTGTTGATGCTAGCAACTCCATGTGTTGAGGCTAGCAATCCTTTAGTTTTCAGGATTTGCCTCTTTACCTATGTAAGGTGTCTTCAAGATACTTCTGCCTGTATGGCAAGTTCTAGGAAGGTAAGCCAGAGGTGAATGACCTGGTTTGGTCCTTCAGGTTTCCACCTGATACACTGACCACTATTTATAGGCGTCCCACGATAAAAGCAGAGGCCAGCTATACACACTGCAGGGGAAAGCTGAAGTAAGAGGAACAGGGCATACCAATTCTTCTAATGATTTtaagctgcattttttttttgtttgtttgttgcagTGCTTGCCCTGTAACTGCAATATTCTATCTTTTCTTTAGTATAGAGGAAGATGGTGATGCCAATTTTGCTAGTTGTTCACAGATTCTATCGGGGTATAGAACCTTGGTGCATTGATACTGCTGTCTTGGGCAACCAGATAATTTTAATCAGATTATGCTTGAGCTATTTTTGTATCTTGTAAATCTTCTGTTTTTGCATACTTCGCACCAGATTATGCATTGTTTATCTATCATCTCCTCCAGGCCATGAGCTttttgaaaacagggacttattCATCACCCCCATGATTCATTTTTGATTCCTCAGTCTCTACCACACTGCAGGGCACACAGCAAATATGAGCATAAAAGCATCATCATTTACCCACTGACATCTTACCTGCTCCTGAGGTCGGACGACGACTGTGTTAAAATCAGGCCAGTTGTCCACCAGCACCTTTAAACTGAATGGGTTTCCTTGGTTTATGTGGAAGATGGTCCCATAAACCTGTAACATGCCAAGAAACAGGAAGTTTGGCTTATCAGGAAGTGACAGCCACGTGTCTTTTGTTTGATCATGATAAGGCTTATTTCTATGAAAAcacaaattttatttccaaaaaagtATTTAGATCAAACAAACTTCATATAATATTTTTGCCATAAATCGAAAAAGTTTTGTTTATAGCAAAGTATAAAATCATACATGTATATACCAGAATATATAACACAATTAACAATGTAAAAAGCACCACTCTTTCTTGCAGTATTTAATATTACCTTTCCTAGATATTCTCTTATTcatacacacagagacacacaatTTTACAAACATAAAAATCCCGGATacatactatttttaaatttgatttactCCCCCTGAATACAATGAGGGCCTATTTCTATGTTGATAACTTCACTAATTTTCTAATGCCTGCATAGGATTTTACCATGTACATGTGATTTTTTCATTGGCCTAATGTTTGAAATTGAGTCACagccctcaaaagacatgttcaggtcttAGTCTGCATTCCAGAGTATGTGTACCCATATTTTAattggacctttgaagatgagtTCTTATTATTTAAGGTGAGGATTTATTTGTGAATAGAGtatttgaagatcctatttagatggaCGAAATTGAATCAGACTGGGTCTTAATTTATATGGCTAAATCTAGCTAGAGGCATAGACAACTGATCCAGAGAAGTACAAGGCAGAAGAAGCAATGTGACAGagacaagccaaggaaccctagaGATTATTGCAATCCAGCATCAGAATGCTGCTGTCAGGAAAAAAGCTGTTGATACCTTGGTTTTTGGATTTCTATCCTCCAAACCCATGCGGCAGCAACTTCCCATTATTTTAATCAACCCATCGTGTGGTAATTGTCGTAGCATCCACAACAAACTAAGGCCACATTGATGACCATTTCAGTGATTTCCAACTTTTCGCTTTGACAATAGATATCAAAGCGATATCTAATTGCTTTGATATCTATTGCAAACCTAATTGCATAGGCACCTGCGATTTATTTAGAAAATCTAGAAGGGCAATTACTCTTCCAAAGGGTATAaactcatttaaaactttttaatatctACTCCCACATTACACTCTGGAAAGATAATTAATCTCCCACCAACAGCAGAGACTGCAGGCTAACCTCATGAGAAAGGGCTTTGAGGTGCCATGTACTAGGTAAAGGCTTGGATTCCCACTCCCACCAGGTTCGACTGATTGTTTAATATTTAAGGTATCAGTTTAAGACCCTCTTTCCTCATGAGCAATAACATGttaggggagagaggagagagggagagagagagggaggaataaaGGAAGAGACCCATCCATATGGGTATCCTTGAGGTTTTGAAGTTGGGGAATGCAGCAATTGATTCCATTGTGGACCTCATGACAATTGTGAACGTGAGgcagcagcagatgccagcatggAAATATACCAATGATTAGTGCCTAAGCTAAATGACCTACACTTTAAGGGGTGCTGCCATGGATAGATGATAACTTATTTTTACACTTATATCCATCACGTGTGCCACCACTCATCCCATATGAAGTATTGATATTAGACcttggagaaagagaaggaaacaccTCTCTAGATTCGCTGAATTTATTATATTTCCTGCCATGAATGGAAGCGTTATATGGAAACTCCATTCTGTTATGGGCAAAATGCAGAGGCTACCTTTTTGCCCATTTGCATTTGGGGCCTGTAATTTATTTACACTGTAATGATAAATACCACAccatgggttgacttaaacaacaaagttttattgtctcagggtttcagagactagaagtccaaaacggAGGTGTCAGGAAGGCCATGCTACCTCCCCACTCGAACATCCTTCTGCTGGCTTAGCCACAATCTTTGGGATCCTTCACTAGCACGTCTGCCTCCCATCACACAAtgttctctttctgtctcttgtgTCCGCTCTTGcattttctgttgacttccatCCAACATCTGACACCTCTTTgactgactgtgtccaaatttctttttcttataaagcCTCCATTAAAatagattaagacctaccttgattcagttgggccacacctagacgaaaaacaatattttcaaaaggtcctattcacaaatgggttcatgcccacagtaATATGGATGGAGATTAAGAACACGTCTTTGTTGCAGTACATAATTTATTCTATCTTGCCAGCCTAAAAACGAATTTAGAGAACAACCTGAGCAAACATGTAATGTCCTCCCCAGTTGTTTTCTGTGCATGTCTCTTGTCTTGTGCACACACATGGCCCTAAGAATTTCCCTTTTTGCATGGATCTCAGTGTCCCCTTTCTCAAAAATCAAAATAGTGTTTCCTTAAGATTCTAGGTGCTACACTGTATATCCCATAGCCAGCAATCTTTTGTCCTAGGCAGctaggaaaataattttcctattttcttacAGCATTTTATACAAAGGTTCTAGGAGTTATTTCTACTTACAGGCAAGTTCTTAGACTGTGGTCTGTGATGAGTGTGCTGGGTCCGTCCTTCAGGCCTCCTCTGGACAGTGTTACAAAAACATGTGCACTTAGGTATGCATAGGAGGGTTACTCTGATTCCTCTAAAACCAGAACTCAGAACTGGGAACCTCGGCCAGGATCATACCAAAGTGGCACAAGGATAGGGGGAGGTCAGCAAGGGTGCCATGACAGCctaatgttgttgttttttttttttttttggtgcatggtccgggaagcgaacctgggtctccttcatggaaggcgagattctaccactgaaccacctgtgcacccgaGAGCTTACtatttttaagttgcattttttcATGATTCGGCATTTACTGTGTCACTgcaaacttttaacattttttttttttttttgatatttgagAATGATGGTTCTCTCAGTTCTTATTTGGTGCTGAAATTTTCTGTGAGAGGACAGAGTCCTGGTTCATCTCATACAACCGTCTTGACAATGTCACTCCtgacatatattttttctaagcAATAAACTTTATATGCTGCTATATGACTCTTTAATTCTTACATGTACGTATGTATGTTTTTATACTTGTATGAATTTTTCCTCTATGAATATCTAGACCTTAAAGATTTGACTTTCGCAAATACTTTCTGAAATCAGTATGATGAAACTactttagaaaacaaacaatattaaTATTGTTCTCTCTTATTTTACATGTTGTcattattgaaataattttaattcttctctAGTGGGAGTGGATGCCTCG
This region of Tamandua tetradactyla isolate mTamTet1 chromosome 9, mTamTet1.pri, whole genome shotgun sequence genomic DNA includes:
- the LOC143646811 gene encoding glycine N-acyltransferase-like translates to MFPLQGARMLQMLENSLRKCLPESLKVYGTIFHINQGNPFSLKVLVDNWPDFNTVVVRPQEQEMTDDLDHYTNTYQIYSKDPKNCQKLLGSSDVINWKQHLQIQSSQTTLNEVIQNLAFTKSFKVKHTQSFLYMTAETTKKLAPSLLDEKNLKSTSIKPKAINHETFKLSSLDVTHAALVNKFWHFGGNERSQRFIERCIRTFPTFCLLGPEGTPVSWNLMDQAGEVRMAGTLPEYRAQGLISHVIYSQSQALHELGFPMYSHVDKSNKIMQKMSHRLQHIPMPCDWNQWNCEPL